In the Kitasatospora terrestris genome, one interval contains:
- a CDS encoding alpha/beta hydrolase: MDVPTLRDAKPDDLYRAADAYADLSAKFAQHAGIWKDGVDTRVRNSGWTGDAADSAEQSLTRTTGKLTAAQIELERIAPILREGAEAFLIAQAKLKAALDEAKANGFDVANDGGVSWPPPSQAERHDPDFRNDRQQRGTDLRDRISQALSEADHADQVTSERLRHYTDNARTGDGLKTETASMDLNSAVMDAVTPWGGPEDLVKAGMPGPDAPPTEVNSWWKALPESERQRLIHNYPDEIGNRNGIPTVDKDQANRIHLDRMIKNMEGRKDLDDNQKRQLEGFQAVRKRLDDDKGKQPPVFLMAIDDEGQGRAAISYGNPDTADDVVAYVPGLNTEVKNIGGGDGNRARDLWQSAHDADPTRSTASIAWLGYDAPQADGVNAESLAVSGPERGQQGGKNYQEFLQGLRASHEGQPAHVTALGHSYGSFTVGQAAQRPGGIPADDIILVGSPGTGAQHASQLGVDPSHVWVGAAENDPVSHLPSHDEAKGMGTGAAIGGAVGGLPGMVVGGFIGDQIGKSDDPHELWFGQDPASNDFGAHRFDVDDGPLGMSSHSDYWDSGDGRDGHSLRNMGNIVSGHGDRVYGQDRR, translated from the coding sequence GTGGACGTCCCCACCCTCCGTGACGCCAAGCCGGACGACCTGTACCGGGCGGCCGACGCGTACGCCGACCTGTCGGCCAAGTTCGCGCAGCACGCGGGCATCTGGAAGGACGGCGTGGACACCCGGGTGCGCAACTCGGGCTGGACCGGCGACGCCGCGGACAGTGCCGAGCAGTCGCTGACCCGGACCACCGGGAAGCTGACGGCCGCCCAGATCGAGCTGGAACGGATCGCGCCGATCCTGCGCGAGGGCGCGGAGGCCTTCCTGATCGCCCAGGCGAAGCTGAAGGCCGCCCTGGACGAGGCGAAGGCGAACGGCTTCGACGTCGCGAACGACGGCGGGGTCTCCTGGCCGCCGCCCAGCCAGGCCGAGCGCCACGACCCGGACTTCCGCAACGACCGCCAGCAGCGCGGCACCGACCTGCGGGACCGGATCTCGCAGGCGCTGTCCGAGGCCGACCACGCCGACCAGGTCACCTCGGAGCGGCTGCGCCACTACACCGACAACGCGCGGACCGGCGACGGCCTCAAGACCGAGACCGCCTCGATGGACCTGAACAGCGCCGTGATGGACGCCGTGACCCCGTGGGGCGGTCCGGAGGACCTGGTCAAGGCCGGCATGCCCGGCCCGGACGCGCCGCCGACCGAGGTGAACTCCTGGTGGAAGGCGCTGCCCGAGTCGGAGCGGCAGCGGCTGATCCACAACTACCCGGACGAGATCGGCAACCGGAACGGCATCCCGACGGTCGACAAGGACCAGGCCAACCGGATCCACCTCGACCGGATGATCAAGAACATGGAGGGCCGCAAGGACCTCGACGACAACCAGAAGCGGCAGCTGGAGGGATTCCAGGCGGTCCGCAAGCGGCTGGACGACGACAAGGGCAAGCAGCCGCCGGTCTTCCTGATGGCGATCGACGACGAGGGCCAGGGCCGCGCCGCGATCTCCTACGGCAACCCGGACACCGCGGACGACGTGGTGGCCTACGTGCCGGGCCTGAACACCGAGGTGAAGAACATCGGTGGCGGCGACGGCAACCGGGCCCGCGACCTGTGGCAGTCGGCGCACGACGCGGACCCCACCCGGTCCACCGCCTCGATCGCCTGGCTCGGCTACGACGCGCCGCAGGCCGACGGCGTCAACGCGGAGAGCCTGGCGGTCAGCGGCCCGGAGCGCGGCCAGCAGGGCGGCAAGAACTACCAGGAGTTCCTGCAGGGCCTGCGGGCCTCGCACGAGGGGCAGCCGGCGCACGTCACCGCGCTGGGCCACTCGTACGGCTCGTTCACCGTGGGCCAGGCCGCGCAGCGGCCCGGCGGCATCCCGGCGGACGACATCATCCTGGTCGGCAGCCCGGGCACCGGCGCGCAGCACGCCTCGCAGCTCGGGGTCGACCCGAGCCACGTGTGGGTCGGCGCGGCCGAGAACGACCCGGTCAGCCACCTGCCGAGCCACGACGAGGCGAAGGGCATGGGGACCGGTGCCGCCATCGGCGGCGCGGTCGGCGGTCTGCCCGGCATGGTGGTCGGCGGTTTCATCGGCGACCAGATCGGCAAGTCGGACGACCCGCACGAGCTGTGGTTCGGGCAGGACCCGGCCAGCAACGACTTCGGCGCGCACCGCTTCGACGTCGACGACGGCCCGCTGGGCATGTCCTCGCACTCGGACTACTGGGACAGCGGCGACGGCCGGGACGGCCACTCGCTGCGGAACATGGGCAACATCGTCTCCGGCCACGGAGACCGGGTCTACGGACAGGACCGCCGATGA